A window of bacterium contains these coding sequences:
- the era gene encoding GTPase Era, giving the protein MFKAGYISLVGKPNVGKSSLMNTLLKEKVSSVSPKPQTTRHQILGILNLPNVQAIFVDTPGLMIKQKDKLDERMIKKARSALRDSDLSLLIVEPFEREIIPNFIKKNTILAINKIDLVDKLKLLPLIEYYNGLNLFLKIIPISAKKGINCPELLSEIISLLPFHPPFYDTEILSIHPERFFAEEVIREKVFLFYGDEIPYDTTVVVEEFKEEEQRKDYIRAIIYVNRESQKAILIGKKGKALKRIGEKARREIEAFHNKPVYLELVVKEKKDWRKKDKILNELGY; this is encoded by the coding sequence ATGTTCAAAGCAGGCTATATTTCTCTGGTTGGAAAGCCAAATGTTGGAAAGTCAAGCTTGATGAATACGCTTTTAAAAGAGAAGGTTTCATCGGTAAGTCCAAAGCCACAGACAACAAGGCATCAAATACTTGGGATTTTAAACCTTCCTAATGTCCAGGCAATATTTGTTGATACCCCTGGTTTGATGATAAAGCAGAAGGACAAATTAGATGAGAGAATGATAAAAAAGGCAAGGTCTGCACTTAGGGATTCCGACCTTTCCCTTCTCATTGTTGAGCCTTTTGAGAGGGAAATTATCCCAAATTTTATTAAAAAAAATACAATCCTCGCCATTAACAAGATAGACCTGGTTGATAAACTTAAGCTCCTTCCTTTGATAGAATATTATAATGGCTTAAACCTATTCCTAAAGATAATCCCAATCTCTGCTAAGAAAGGAATAAATTGCCCTGAATTGCTTAGTGAAATTATCTCCCTTCTCCCCTTTCATCCACCATTCTATGATACTGAGATTCTCTCCATACATCCCGAAAGGTTCTTTGCAGAAGAGGTAATCAGGGAAAAGGTCTTCTTGTTTTATGGCGATGAAATACCTTATGATACAACTGTTGTGGTTGAGGAATTCAAAGAGGAAGAACAAAGAAAGGACTATATCAGGGCTATTATCTATGTTAATAGAGAAAGCCAAAAGGCAATCTTGATAGGAAAAAAGGGGAAGGCATTAAAAAGGATAGGAGAAAAGGCAAGAAGGGAGATTGAGGCATTTCACAATAAGCCTGTCTACCTTGAGCTTGTTGTAAAAGAAAAGAAAGATTGGAGAAAGAAGGATAAAATCCTGAATGAGTTGGGATATTGA
- a CDS encoding type II toxin-antitoxin system VapB family antitoxin: MYEEVVAMRTNIEFDRELVGEGLRLTNCRTKKELVNLALSELVKRKRRKEILKLEGRITWEGDLDEMRRGRI, translated from the coding sequence GTGTATGAGGAGGTGGTTGCCATGAGAACAAATATTGAGTTTGACAGAGAGTTGGTAGGGGAAGGATTAAGGTTGACCAACTGTCGAACCAAAAAGGAGTTGGTGAATCTGGCCCTTTCAGAGTTGGTTAAGAGGAAGCGACGAAAGGAGATTCTGAAATTAGAGGGCAGAATAACCTGGGAAGGGGATTTGGATGAGATGCGGAGAGGCAGGATATGA
- a CDS encoding ATP-binding cassette domain-containing protein, with amino-acid sequence MIRIKDLKKNYGEKTILDIPKQDFEKERIYCIFGPNGAGKTTLLNLLSFLDKPSSGTIEFKGERRNIGYLRQDPLLFQGSIFSNIEFGLKIRKIRDKNRVYEIMDELSIEKIKDKKPDEISYGELKRVALARAIVFEPEVLLLDEPTANIDPTSIKIIEELIKRINKEKRTTIIFSTHNISSGYRVTDNILSIVSGRIENGGIKNLFPCIFPKGKGLKQAMIKDDVGIWVITENEGKGYVLIEETAIVVSKEPLISSCRNSLKGRVIKLEEIKKDMVSLGVDVLGLTFYATITLTSLSLLSITLGSSLYLSFKASEVRVI; translated from the coding sequence ATGATAAGAATTAAAGACCTTAAGAAAAATTATGGTGAAAAAACCATCCTTGATATTCCAAAACAGGATTTTGAAAAAGAAAGGATATATTGCATATTCGGTCCAAATGGTGCTGGAAAGACAACCCTTTTAAATCTTCTCTCCTTTCTTGATAAGCCATCATCTGGAACAATAGAATTTAAAGGAGAAAGAAGAAATATTGGCTATTTAAGGCAGGATCCATTGCTATTTCAGGGCTCTATTTTTTCCAATATAGAATTTGGCCTTAAAATAAGGAAAATAAGGGATAAAAATAGGGTTTATGAGATAATGGATGAGCTTTCTATAGAAAAGATTAAAGACAAAAAGCCAGATGAGATCTCTTATGGTGAGCTTAAAAGGGTAGCTCTAGCAAGGGCTATTGTTTTTGAGCCAGAGGTCTTATTGCTTGATGAGCCAACCGCAAATATAGACCCAACAAGCATTAAGATAATTGAGGAGCTTATTAAGAGGATAAATAAGGAAAAGAGAACAACCATTATCTTTTCAACGCATAATATTTCATCTGGATACAGGGTTACAGATAATATCCTCTCTATTGTTTCTGGAAGGATAGAGAATGGGGGGATAAAAAATCTATTCCCCTGCATTTTTCCAAAGGGCAAAGGGTTAAAACAGGCAATGATAAAGGATGATGTAGGGATTTGGGTTATCACAGAGAATGAAGGAAAGGGTTATGTTTTAATTGAGGAAACCGCAATTGTTGTTTCAAAAGAGCCCCTTATATCATCCTGCAGAAATTCATTAAAGGGAAGGGTAATTAAGCTTGAGGAAATAAAAAAAGATATGGTCTCTTTGGGAGTTGATGTTTTAGGATTGACATTTTATGCTACAATCACGCTGACCTCTCTATCTTTGCTTTCCATTACCCTTGGCTCATCCCTTTATCTCTCCTTTAAGGCATCAGAGGTTAGGGTAATTTAA
- a CDS encoding PIN domain nuclease, giving the protein MILVDTTVWIDFFSKKPSLYKKELHRLIEEEEDVCLLDITLAEILQGIKEDREFEKTKEHLLQFPIYSPKGIDTFIMSAQIYQLCRREGKTIRRTIDCLIAACAMEHSLFLFHNDKDFEAISEVIGLKVYSV; this is encoded by the coding sequence ATGATCTTGGTAGATACAACCGTCTGGATTGACTTCTTCTCCAAAAAACCATCTCTTTACAAAAAGGAACTGCACAGGTTGATTGAAGAAGAGGAAGATGTTTGCCTCTTGGATATTACATTGGCTGAGATTCTGCAAGGAATAAAAGAAGATAGGGAGTTTGAAAAGACAAAGGAACATCTTCTTCAATTTCCAATTTACAGCCCAAAAGGGATCGACACATTTATTATGTCCGCTCAAATCTATCAGCTCTGCAGAAGAGAAGGCAAGACCATAAGAAGGACTATAGACTGTCTTATTGCCGCCTGTGCGATGGAACACAGTCTTTTTCTTTTCCATAATGATAAAGATTTTGAGGCTATTAGTGAAGTTATTGGGTTGAAGGTTTATAGTGTATAA
- the aroF gene encoding 3-deoxy-7-phosphoheptulonate synthase: MIIVFEPGCKEERIDHVAEKISSLGLKPMVSKGIERTVINVIGDERILDRDQLEAFAGVERVIPILKPFKLASREFKQEDTKIDVGGVIIGGKKVVVMAGPCSVEGRKEIIEIAKLVKERGASMLRGGAFKPRTSPYSFQGLEEDGLKYLKEASETTGLPIVSELMDTKDIELLLKYVDIIQIGARNMQNFSLLKEVGKINKPVLLKRGLSATITEFLMAAEYVLSGGNLYVILCERGIRTFVDHSRNTLDVAGIAVLKELTHLPVISDPSHAAGNWKLVTPLALSSIASGCDGLIIEVHQNPEAAFSDGEQSLKPKKFAILMDEARKVANALGKDL; encoded by the coding sequence ATGATTATAGTTTTTGAGCCAGGTTGTAAAGAAGAGAGGATTGACCATGTAGCAGAAAAAATCTCATCATTAGGCCTTAAGCCAATGGTTTCAAAGGGCATAGAGAGGACAGTAATAAATGTTATTGGCGATGAGAGGATATTGGATAGGGATCAATTGGAGGCATTTGCTGGTGTTGAGAGAGTCATACCCATCCTTAAGCCATTTAAGCTTGCAAGCAGGGAATTCAAGCAGGAAGATACAAAAATTGATGTAGGAGGAGTAATTATTGGAGGGAAAAAGGTTGTTGTAATGGCAGGTCCTTGCTCGGTTGAAGGAAGAAAGGAAATAATAGAGATTGCAAAGCTTGTAAAGGAAAGGGGTGCCTCTATGCTTCGTGGTGGTGCATTCAAACCAAGGACATCGCCATATAGCTTCCAGGGGCTTGAGGAGGATGGGCTAAAATACCTAAAGGAGGCATCCGAAACAACAGGGCTTCCTATTGTCTCTGAGCTTATGGATACAAAGGATATTGAACTCCTTTTAAAATATGTTGATATTATTCAGATAGGAGCAAGGAATATGCAGAATTTCTCATTATTAAAGGAGGTTGGAAAGATAAATAAGCCTGTTCTTCTAAAAAGGGGTCTATCTGCTACGATAACAGAATTCCTAATGGCAGCAGAATATGTCTTATCGGGTGGAAACCTTTATGTTATTTTATGCGAGCGGGGGATAAGGACATTTGTTGACCATTCCAGAAATACCTTGGATGTTGCAGGAATTGCTGTTTTGAAAGAGCTTACCCACCTTCCGGTTATCTCAGATCCATCCCATGCCGCTGGAAATTGGAAGCTTGTTACGCCCCTTGCCTTATCCTCAATTGCTTCGGGATGCGATGGCCTTATAATTGAGGTTCACCAAAACCCAGAGGCCGCATTCTCTGATGGGGAACAAAGCCTAAAGCCTAAAAAATTTGCTATTCTAATGGATGAGGCAAGAAAGGTAGCAAATGCTTTGGGTAAGGATTTATGA